The following proteins are encoded in a genomic region of Zea mays cultivar B73 chromosome 9, Zm-B73-REFERENCE-NAM-5.0, whole genome shotgun sequence:
- the LOC103639271 gene encoding MADS-box transcription factor 31, translating to MGHGKVELKKIENPTNRQVTFSKRRMGLFKKANEVAILCDAQIGVIIFSGSGRMYEYSSPPWRIASVFDRYLKAPSTRFEEMDIQQKIVQEMTRMKDERNRLRMIMAQYMAEDLASFSVQDLSNLEQQIEFSLYKVRLRKQELLDQ from the exons ATGGGGCATGGAAAAGTAGAGCTGAAGAAGATTGAGAATCCAACAAACCGCCAAGTTACCTTCTCCAAGAGGCGGATGGGGTTGTTCAAGAAGGCAAACGAGGTAGCCATTCTTTGTGATGCGCAAATCGGAGTCATCATATTCTCTGGCAGTGGCAGGATGTACGAGTACTCCAGCCCTCCATGGAG AATAGCAAGCGTCTTTGACAGGTACCTGAAAGCCCCTAGCACCCGTTTCGAGGAGATGGACATCCAGCAG AAAATCGTCCAGGAGATGACTAGGATGAAGGATGAGAGGAACAGGCTGAGGATGATCATGGCGCAGTACATGGCGGAGGACCTGGCCTCGTTCTCCGTGCAGGATCTGAGCAACCTTGAGCAGCAGATCGAGTTCTCGCTGTACAAAGTTCGCCTCAGGAAG CAAGAGCTACTCGACCAGTAG